From Ipomoea triloba cultivar NCNSP0323 chromosome 5, ASM357664v1, the proteins below share one genomic window:
- the LOC116021240 gene encoding uncharacterized protein LOC116021240 translates to MATATTALPSILLILALAFTVATTVVANHPSPPPSAEAILMKKCSEVLGSRRPLVVRFCAHDFLGHRAALLATCDRRKTVAVVIKEVHNKAKAVEALEKKINSDKSLSIKDAQDLKSCWAITNKVVSSLANVFINSSVEKPSTESIMMLKRALPGDVAKTKEKCDYTVPGRQKGLWLELRIKELESISADIVASAFVDHLYSTTH, encoded by the exons ATGGCCACCGCCACTACTGCCCTTCCCTCTATCCTCCTTATTCTTGCCTTGGCATTCACGGTTGCTACTACGGTTGTTGCTAACCATCCATCTCCTCCTCCCTCTGCTGAAGCCATACTTATGAAGAAATGCAGTGAAGTCCTCGGCTCGCGTCGCCCTCTTGTTGTCAG ATTTTGTGCTCACGATTTTCTCGGTCATAGAGCTGCCTTGCTCGCTACCTGCGATAGGAGAAAAACGGTGGCGGTTGTCATAAAGGAAGTCCACAACAAAGCTAAAGCTGTTGAGGCTTTGGAGAAAAAGATAAATTCTGATAAGTCTTTAAGCATAAAAGATGCCCAAGACTTGAAGAGTTGTTGGGCAATTACAAATAAGGTGGTTAGTTCACTCGCGAATGTTTTTATCAATAGTTCAGTGGAGAAGCCTTCCACGGAATCTATTATGATGTTGAAAAGGGCCCTGCCTGGAGATGTAGCTAAGACAAAGGAGAAATGTGATTACACCGTTCCTGGAAGACAAAAAGGTTTGTGGTTAGAATTACGAATCAAGGAATTGGAATCTATATCAGCTGATATAGTGGCGTCGGCGTTTGTGGATCACCTCTATAGTACTACCCACTAA